One part of the bacterium genome encodes these proteins:
- a CDS encoding 2-oxo acid dehydrogenase subunit E2 produces the protein APAPAPAPEAPVAPGAVPGSRHPATQVDLTAVRSGDMVAPAAPSVRRLARDLGVDIYQVQGSGPGGRISEDDVRTFVRTAMRNITGGGLAPVATGEFPGLHAQRPLPDFTKWGPVTHEPLSKVRRITADAMGYAWSTIPMVTQDDKADITDLEAFRKQFNGRRGQEVKLTMTAILLKVCAAALQAFPHFNSTLDLVRGELIIKNHFHIGVAVDTPGGLLVPVVRDCDRKGIESLAGELNALAEKTRERKISPADMEGGTFTISNLGGIGGTSFTPIVYAPQVAILGVSAAATEPVWDGTGFAPRLRMPLSLTYDHRVIDGADGARFLRWICEALEQPINLVMKG, from the coding sequence CGCCCCGGCGCCCGCGCCCGCGCCCGAGGCCCCGGTGGCCCCCGGTGCCGTGCCCGGCTCGCGCCATCCGGCCACCCAGGTCGACCTGACGGCCGTCCGCTCGGGCGACATGGTGGCCCCGGCGGCGCCCTCGGTCCGGCGCCTGGCCCGCGACCTCGGCGTGGACATCTACCAGGTGCAGGGCAGCGGCCCCGGCGGCCGCATCAGCGAGGACGACGTCCGCACCTTCGTGCGCACGGCCATGCGGAACATCACCGGCGGCGGGCTGGCGCCCGTGGCCACCGGCGAGTTCCCCGGCCTGCACGCCCAGCGCCCCCTGCCCGACTTCACGAAGTGGGGACCCGTCACCCACGAGCCCCTGTCGAAGGTGCGCCGGATCACCGCCGACGCCATGGGCTACGCCTGGTCGACCATCCCCATGGTGACCCAGGACGACAAGGCCGACATCACCGACCTCGAGGCCTTCCGCAAGCAGTTCAACGGCCGGCGGGGGCAGGAAGTCAAGCTGACCATGACCGCCATCCTGCTGAAGGTGTGCGCGGCGGCCCTGCAGGCCTTCCCGCACTTCAACAGCACGCTCGATCTGGTGCGCGGCGAGCTCATCATCAAGAACCACTTCCACATCGGCGTGGCCGTCGACACCCCGGGCGGCCTGCTCGTGCCGGTGGTGCGCGACTGCGACCGCAAGGGCATCGAGTCCCTGGCGGGCGAACTGAACGCGCTGGCCGAGAAGACCCGCGAGCGCAAGATCAGCCCCGCGGACATGGAGGGCGGCACCTTCACCATCAGCAACCTCGGCGGTATCGGCGGCACGAGCTTCACGCCCATCGTCTACGCGCCCCAGGTGGCGATCCTGGGCGTCTCGGCGGCGGCGACCGAGCCGGTGTGGGACGGCACCGGGTTCGCGCCCCGTCTGCGCATGCCGCTGAGCCTGACCTACGACCACCGGGTGATCGACGGCGCCGACGGCGCGCGCTTCCTGCGCTGGATCTGCGAGGCCCTCGAGCAGCCCATCAACCTGGTGATGAAGGGATAG